Below is a genomic region from Polyodon spathula isolate WHYD16114869_AA chromosome 26, ASM1765450v1, whole genome shotgun sequence.
ctaatgctatatatatatatgtgtgtgtgtgtgtgtgtctccccccACCGCCACACCCCCTTGTCTAATTCAAATATTTGTGttccacagattttttttgtactgcatcgtcattttccaaaaagctttttctATTAATAATTGCACACTTCTAACGACTGATCAGCCACGGGGAAAGCAGGGTTCACAGAGGTTATATCATGTTCTCATCGAGCAAGAAGGAGCTGTCACTGCAGGATGAACCCAGACACACAGAGGTGAAGATGCAAAGGACAGACAGTGCGTTTCACAGCATAGTCACCGTTTAGTCACAAAGGCAAGCTTCACAAAACTTGAGCAATCACCATTGGGGGCAAAATGTCCATCCTACCATAACGGCCATCCAATCATCTAATTTATATAGTCATTTAGGGGGGAGGTCAGGGTTGTCCCCTCCAATCAACCCCATGTTCATCTGCCTTAAGTACACAGACCTGCACAGGTGACTGCTTTGTGATGTCACAAAGAACCCTCAGCTTGACTGTTCTGAAGGAACCGCCCCCCTGGTGTGGGGTCTCCCAGACAGCTTCTGTGCTTGATAAAACTGTACATGGAAAGATTTGATTTGTTGCCATAGCTCCAGctaggtttccatggaaaccaatGGCAGGTCAAATCAGAGATTGAGGAATGGAAAAATCCTGTGAGAAGTGCAAAACCGCACTTTGTATGTTTAGTGTTTGATAGATTTCAAAAGCATTTCGGCCTCACCCGGCATGCATTTTGCATTTCTTGGAACGTCATTTAGAACACATCAGGTAAACTTTGTATCGCTCacatatttaaatgaagattGTTTTTTTAGAAGAGTAAATATTGACTCTCATGATTAATGAGAAATAAAGCCACCTGCGGTTTGGCACTGAACTGTTTATTGACATGAtccttattaaaatatacagcacaGAAAACGTTAAATGGTCGTCACTGACAGTTAAAAACATTGAGAAATTGTCAAGTTCTCGGAAATCAAATATTTGACCAGTCTTCCGACAATACCTGTTTCTTTAATTTCCCACACCTGCGGAATATTTACTGCACAGTACACCACAGCTAATCTGATCAACAGTCTTCAAAATGATCAGCACCAGAGATGCCAAGCTCAAAGCACCAGAAACGAGTTTGTGAATTCTCGTTCCCACTGAGTCTGCATCGTTAGCTCCCTGATCAACACCACACCATAACAATGAAAGAAAGCACAAGCCATCCAGCTTTGCGAAGCATGCTACAGCGAGAGCAAGACTATTAGGAGGAATACGGTATCTGTGGAGATGCAGCCTGCCATTGGCTGGTTTTAACAGACAGGGGTAGTTGTGTGTCTATATAAAGGCGCTGCAGGTGCTGGAGTGTCAGTCTGTCAAGCAGTTCTCACAGCCCAGGAGTGCGTGGACACCTGATCCCAACGGCCTGAACCCTAAAGCTAGCAAGCTGCTCTACAGTAAGTACAGCAGTGACATCTCGGCATTTCTGAAGCCCTTCTAATGGGGATGAACCCAGCACTGCAGCCTCATATACAGCAACAGCACAGGGGGCAGGTTTGAAGTGCTTATTCATAttgttaagttgtttttttgttattgattagCTTGGTTTATTAATAAAAgaagcaatgtcttttttttttttttttttttttttagtgcatgtCCTGGTAAAGTATATTGCAATGTATTCCAATGCTTTGTATAAcgtacaaatttaaaatgatacaagATCGGGATCAACTGGACATTATATGTGGAAGAATGTATACGTTGTTGtatataatatcttttttttatgaatatataaCACTGAGTTAACTTTGTAGTAGTTATTGAGTGCTAAGAATGATAATCCACTGCAAACATATAATAATCTTGTTATTGTAACATTGCAATATATTCTAAATAATCATTGTTTTCCTGGAAATTGACAGGTATACTTTAAGtagttattttcaatattaatatttacagtacatgtaataaTTCTTTATGTAGCTAGATGTCATAACTGCAGAGCACTCTGGCAGTATAAGAAAGAGAAccccactctccacactgcagagcgctctagcagtataggaacgagaactccactccacactgcagagcgctctagcagtataggaacgagaactccactctccacactgcagagcgctctagcagtataggaatgagaactccactctccacactgcagagcgctctagcagtataggaacgagaactccactctccacactgcagagcgctctagcagtataggaaagagaactccactctcaacactgcagagcgctctagcagtataggaaagagaactccactctccacactgcagagcgctctagcagtataggaaagagaactccactctccacactgcagagcgctctagcagtataggaaagagaactccactctcaacactgcagagcgctctagcagtataggaaagagaactccactctcaacactacagagcgctctagcagtataggaaagagaactccactctccacactgcagagcgctctagcagtataggaacgagaactccactctccacactgcagagcgctctagcagtataggaaagagaactccactctccacgctgcagagcgctctagcagtataggaacgagaactccactctccacactgcagagcgctctagcagtataggaatgagaactccactctccacactgcagagcgctctagcagtataggaacgagaactccactctccacgctgcagagcgctctagcagtataggaaagagaactccactctccacgctgcagagcgctctagcagtataggaaagagaactccactctccacactggtAACAGCTGCTAAAAAAAATTCAGTTGTCGACTAGAAATATTATTGATAATGTTCACATTTATACACGGTATAATATTGAATACCCCCTAAgaattaaaataagtaattaaaataaGACAATAAAATAGGCGTAGATTCATACAGAGGATAAAAGAAAAATTCAAAATTAATACATTGTCTGCAGGTCTTATAATGCTGTTAGTATCTGCATTGTTTCTATTGTAAACTTGACAATGAAGACGCAGTTGACTGGGAATGTTAATTTGAACATCAATGAAGTTATTTTAAGAACACGGACAAACGCATGTCGACTCATCTGTGTTGGTGATGCATGGATAAGccttctctgaaaaaaaaaaacattaaaaaagtgatTTCTCCGAGGGGACTTTTCTAATTGTTTTCTAAGATAATtatgtacagacacacacacagacacacacagagagatctCTCTCTAGCTCTATCTATCTCTGTTACACACTCATGAGTTTGATGAATACATTCCAGAATAGATTTCATTACATCTCCTGTATGCAGCATATCATAATGTATATAGCAGAGCCAGGGCAGTCATCTATTTACTGATTCCCCTGTTCTATTTCGACCACACTTGAATATCCAGTGAACAAGCACTCGATAAACGGGTAAGGCGAGACATTCAATTACCTCTAATGAGCTGCGGGGGGAGGTCTGCTCTGCCTCATTGTTTTATCTTGCCATAAAGACCCATCTGTTGGCTGAAGCTGAGTCCCTTTCTGATGGCTGATAGCAGTGCTACCTAGCAGGGATCGAGATTCACAAGATTTACACGAATCAGAGCCATTTCACCGAATTTCACAAGCCTTTTAGCACGGAGCAAGCAGCTGGCTGGAGCAACAATACTGTTTCACTGCACACTTGTTGCTGAAGACAgagttttaataatatttaatattttatgttcTCAATGGTTCAATACCCCTTATCAAACTGGTAAGCCCAagagaggtatggaaaagcacattaaaaaatgaaagagtTAGCTTTGGTAAATGCATGGAGAAACTATAGAACTACCTTGAAAATTGACCATGGTTAACTTTTGTAATGGACAATTGGTCCAGACTGTAGATCAGGTATCACATTTGGCCTCTATAAACATTTGCTGAggttttaaatcttgtttttatgTGCATATGATGGTACACCTTTGAAAACAAGTTGCATCATAAGAGCAAAAAAAACTAAGGAAATTAACAGCTGCATTTTCTCTTTGAAAGGAAATCCGCTACATCGCTACGAACAAAACTCAAATCATGTGGATGCTGGAGAAGATCCGGGGGTCTGTGGAGGAGAACATTCTCCGGCAGGGCGACTCTGGAGACAAGCAGGGCAAGGCTCCCGCGTACAGCAACGTCCTGACCCCGGACAAGATCCCTGACTTCTTCATCCCTCCCAAGCTGACCTGCATCCCAACTGAGCCAGAGGTCCCGGACGTCAAGCCCAAATCCAACCTGAAGCCCTCCAGCTCCGAGCAGAACGTGAGCACCAAGAAGCCCCTGAGCAGCCCGCGGCTCATGAGCAAGCTGGCCGGTGACACCAAGAACCTTCTGAGAGCCGCCAACAGACACATCATCCAGATCGAGAGCGCGGACGAGCTGGTGGACAGCGACTCAGGGGACCCCAACACCAACGCAGACCCCCAGTCCCAGACAGCCATGTCCCTCCCTTACATCCCCAAGACCCAGACCTCCTACGGCTTTGCCACCCTCGTGGAGAGCCCCCACACCCGAAGGAAGGAGTCCCTCTTCCACAGTGACCACACCAGCCCAGTGCAGTCCCCCAGCTCAACTCGGAAGAAATCCACCGCCAAGGTGAACGGCGAGAGCAACCACCTCAACCCCCCCGACTTTAACATCTCCCTGGTCAACCCGTACCGCTACTTCAGCGGCGGGGAGAGCGACACCTGCTCCTCCGCGGAGTCGTCCCCCTTcaactcccctctcctctcccgcTCCGCCTCCCTGCTCAAGATCTTCTCCCACGAGGCCCAGTCCAAGGTGGCGAAGGCCAAGCACCCCTTCGCCCGCCACAGCTCGCTGTCCACGGACGAGTGCAGCTCCACGGACACCAGCCCCAACGTGCCGCGGAGGGTACGCTGCCTGACCCCTCTGTCCGCCGGCGGGGGCACGAGCGGCTCGGACCTTCAGCACTGCCAGGAGCGACTCCACAAGGAGCACACGGTGAACCTCCACAAGGGCGGCAGCGCCCGGCTGTACGCCGAGTATGACGCCGGCAGCGCCCGGCTGCGGATCAGGGTGATCGCCGCAGAGGACCTCTACGATAAGCATTTCGACATCAAGAGCATCAACTGCTGCGTGGCTCTCTACCTG
It encodes:
- the LOC121300650 gene encoding C2 calcium-dependent domain-containing protein 4C-like, which codes for MWMLEKIRGSVEENILRQGDSGDKQGKAPAYSNVLTPDKIPDFFIPPKLTCIPTEPEVPDVKPKSNLKPSSSEQNVSTKKPLSSPRLMSKLAGDTKNLLRAANRHIIQIESADELVDSDSGDPNTNADPQSQTAMSLPYIPKTQTSYGFATLVESPHTRRKESLFHSDHTSPVQSPSSTRKKSTAKVNGESNHLNPPDFNISLVNPYRYFSGGESDTCSSAESSPFNSPLLSRSASLLKIFSHEAQSKVAKAKHPFARHSSLSTDECSSTDTSPNVPRRVRCLTPLSAGGGTSGSDLQHCQERLHKEHTVNLHKGGSARLYAEYDAGSARLRIRVIAAEDLYDKHFDIKSINCCVALYLNPGKLQKQRSTIIKNSRNPVFNEDFFFDGVPSVQIKNLSLKLKVINKGTSLKRDTLLGERELPLAKLLSGL